Below is a genomic region from Actinoallomurus bryophytorum.
CGCCCCGGATCCGGGTACGCCGCTGGGCTCGCCGGCGAGGCGCGAGGGCGATGGCGGATCAGGCCTCGGGGGCCTCGGGCGGGGACTGCTGGAAGCGGGTGGCGCCGACGCAGGCGGTGATGACCAGGCCGATGGCCAGCCATTCCTGCCATCCGAGGACCTCGCCGAGGAACACCAGACCCACCAGGGCGCCGACGGCGGGTTCGATGCTCATCAGGATGCCGAACACGCGGGCCGACATGCGCCGCAGGGCCTCCAGCTCCAGGGAGTACGGGATGACCGACGACAGGAGGCCGACTCCCACGGCGACGAGCAGCAGCTCCGGGTCGAGCAGCTTGGTGCCCGCCGTGCCGATGCCGACCGGCAGCATGACCACCGCGCCGACGATGCTGGCCACGGCCAGTCCGGACGAGCCCGAGAAGCGCTGCCCGGTGGCGCCGCTCAGCAGGATGTAGCAGGCCCACCCGGCCGCGGCCAGCAGGGCGAACGCCACGCCGGCGAACGTTACGTCGCCGTTGCCGCGTGCCAGCATCGCCACGCCGCCCAGGGCGAGCAGCGCCCACACGAGGTCCAGCCGGCGCCGTGAGGCGAGGATCGCGACCGACAGCGGGCCGAGGAACTCGACCGTTACCGCGATGCCCAGCGGCAGCCGCGCCAGTGCCTGGTAGAAGCAGGCGTTCATCGCGGCGAGGGTCAGGCCGAACAGCGTGGCCACGCCGATGTCACGCCAGGAGTGCAGGCGGCGCAGGTCGCGCAGGGTCGAGCGGTAGACGGCACCGAGGACCACCGCGGAGGTCAGCAGCCGCATCATGACGATCGCGTCCGGCGAGGAGCGGGCGAACATGTTCTTCGCCATGCCCGCGCCGATCTGCACCGAGACGATGCCCAGCAGGATCAGCGCGGGCGGCGGCACCGAGCCGAGCGAAGGCCGCAGGGCCCCCGTCCGCGCGCGGAACCAGGCCGCCCGGCCGTATGACCCTTGGGCGTCAGCGAGCGCCATCCATCAC
It encodes:
- a CDS encoding EamA family transporter, which gives rise to MALADAQGSYGRAAWFRARTGALRPSLGSVPPPALILLGIVSVQIGAGMAKNMFARSSPDAIVMMRLLTSAVVLGAVYRSTLRDLRRLHSWRDIGVATLFGLTLAAMNACFYQALARLPLGIAVTVEFLGPLSVAILASRRRLDLVWALLALGGVAMLARGNGDVTFAGVAFALLAAAGWACYILLSGATGQRFSGSSGLAVASIVGAVVMLPVGIGTAGTKLLDPELLLVAVGVGLLSSVIPYSLELEALRRMSARVFGILMSIEPAVGALVGLVFLGEVLGWQEWLAIGLVITACVGATRFQQSPPEAPEA